The following nucleotide sequence is from Scheffersomyces stipitis CBS 6054 chromosome 4, complete sequence.
GGGTGTTGAGTTGCGATGGGATGAGCAACGTCTGCTTAGAGCTGTAGCGATGGGTATGGTGGGTATGGGATTTGGCATACATGGACCTTTTTGGGGACGATAGGGTACGGAGCATGTATCTACAAACAAATTGGGGAGATATACGAGGGAGTTAAAAACATACGGAAATGGAGGACTATTTATATAAACAAAGCTACAAATCTCAGCTTTAGACAAACAATTTATTCCACCAAATAAACATGACATAACACGTTGGGACACGATCTAAAAGGGAAGTGCTGCAGAGTCATACAGGTGTAATCACGTTGCAGCCAGAGATAAGCGAGCGCAGAGAAGGCGTGGTTTCTGGGGAGATATTTTTAGAAGACGATTTTTGATGAGAACAGTCATTTTCACGATGACTATGAAGCTGACTAGGAATCCATTGGCATCCAATCGCAGACTCATTGCCGTATATCTGGTTCTGCTGGTTTATCGTTATCGTATCGCTTTATTGATGTGCTGCTTACATTACGTCATCGGCGCGAAAAGCAAATAGCTGCGAATCTGCACCATTTACAATTGAAGTGAAGACTCCCAATTCAGCTTGTGGACTCCTCGCCATGACCATCAATCTACAAACATGGTACTGATTCGGAGCTTTAGGGAAGAGTTGCGTTGCGTGATGACTATTATAGATCTATAATCTTGATAAACTAAAAGTTCTCAGGGTGCAATCTCTGAGTCATAGCGGAGAAGGTAACATTCTCCTAGTACAAAGCAACATATAGAATCTAGATTACTCATACTGTTTCCCATTtcccttttcttctctcaattGAAAAACCCATGGGTAACTACCAGGTTTAAATTTTCCGACCGCTTGTACTCGCTTTCGACTGTCTGTTATGAGCAATACGTTTGAATACTTCGTCACTCCCCGCCACTCCCTATCCCAAAATAAAATACCTCAAGAATAGAGGATGCATATGCTGTAAAACAATGTTCTAGAAGGGAAAAATCTGGTTAACTCCACAATTCTCATAAAAATAGTTCAAATTAAAAGGAATGCTCATTTTGAGAGTATTAGTCATTTTTGGCGAATTTGTGAACAATAATGAATAACTATTTTTTGAATACAAATCCTCGAAATAGCTTATACAAAGCTACTAATCCTCACATTTTTCACCTGTGTTTTGACCTTCACTAACCTAGTAAAGGATCTCCTTTGATATATTAATATTTCTATATTGAACGTAATTATTTTTTAAAGTAGTGGCTTACATTGAACATATTAACCCATATAAACAGCTATAAACTAGAGATAAAGGCCACTATTACCCAATGTAGGCCAACTAAGAGGAAACCTCGAAGGATGAAAACCTCTAAAGAAGGAGCATAAATACAGAAACCTAATTAATGGTATAAGAGCCAAAAAATCGTTTTATTTAGAAAACGGGAACGTGACCAAAAACGTGATAAATGAACAACACCAAAAATAGTATCGCTCTTTCGCCAACAAGAACGCCTGCGTAGCGTAATGGTTAACGCGTTTGACTTCTAATCAAAAGATTGCGGGTTCGACTCCCGCCGTGGGTTCTTTGCGGTTTTAGCTCAGTTGGGAGAGCGTCAGACTGAAGAGATTCAGTCACAGTTAATCTGAAGGTCCTGTGTTCGATCCACAGAAATCGCATTATCTTTTTGctttttgcttcttctgttttaTTTAAGTTATAATGATGAAtacttcttgttttcaacCTGGCTGCTAACAATTGGAGTTTTCAAATGAGATAAATAACTGCGAAACTCAATATATCCTGTAGTCATTGGctggctgcgaaaagaGCATGCAAAAATCAATCTACTTTATACGATACCTACGTTACagatttgcaatctttAGAAACGATTATTCATTCATTAGTCATTATTACATGAAGAAAACAGATAAAAACCAAAACCAGTATTTATCTAACAGTAATCTAGCTTTGGTAGTTTTCCTTGACGAAGGTGTGCAAGTCGACAAAGTCCtggttcaagaacttgttgagcGTTGCCTCACCAAgaaccaacttgaagttgcatAGATAAAGAAAGCCCACTTCCAAACGGTACAAGTCCCGTGTGGACACTCCACCGACGGTAGCAAACGATTTCTGTTTTTGGTACACATCCTCCAACTTCTTAGTGGAGCAGCGCAAGGAAGCCAAAATGAACCGGTACACGTTGACCGGACTGAGGGGGATGatgtcaagaagaatgcaGAGTTTGAACATCATTGATGCCGTGTGGATGTAGGCCAGCACCGAAATGCTAGATGAGTACGTCTTGATTCGGAGCAAGAACTCATCGATGGTAAGAGGTGGCACCTTGAcaagattgaagattttgagAAGGTGCTGATTCTGCTCGATACGCTTAGAGTCTCTGTTGAATagaacttctttcttgaagcTGTCGAGATTCAAGTTAGTGACAGGATCTGAAACCGGGTCAAGCTTGAGTTCCTTCACCAACTGCTTGATGGGGATATACGGAGGCTCCTTCGGTTCTTCTACTTGctcgtcatcatcttcttgctcTGTGAAAGGACTTCGCTGGGCTTCAGACTcagcttccaattccttacGTTCTTCAATAGAGTCTGGCGTTACTTCTTCATTAGCCAAAGAGTCTGGTGTCGATTCCTTAAACGAATACTGAGGGTAAATTGGCTGAGACAACTTGGCAAACTTCAATGGAGGCGATAACGGAGGCGTATGAGACCGCAACAAGGAATGCAGCGAAACACGCGTGAATTCGTGGCTGTCAGATTCGTGGCTGTCAGTGACTGTACTACTGCTGCTACAACTACTACTGGAGAAGTCGATATTGTACTTGGCCAACTGCTCATTCTTGAACTGCTGGAACAAAACCGGATCCGACTGGAGCTTGATGATGTTTTGAACCAGCTGAGAAAGGATATAGATGGCATGGAAAATGGAGAGcttgttgatgttcttgagCTTGTGCTCAAGATCGAAGATTAATTCGTCAATGtagatttcttcaagtgaGGTTGGGTCGTCGACGAAAGTCTCCTGGAGAGGTTTCAACGGTATATCACTGAGATCTTTTACGTATGCCATGGTAGCGAGAGCAATGGGATACTatagaaaatgaaaagaatgatAGAAATTATAAAATAAACAAAATGACGAGAGCACTATCGATGAATAGAATCTTCTGTAGATGTCAATGCTGTGGAATCCAGTAGAGTTGTATTGTTGTCGGTGTGGTAAAGTACTATATGGTATAGTATGGTGGGCTATAATTGGAGACGATATAATAATGATTTAAGGTTAGATATGATGTGTTATGATATGTTATGATAAGATACAATATGATAGATGTATTTTCTTGCAGTATGACAGGGTAATCCTCTTATCGTATAGTTTCGTATATCTGCTATATTAAGATACTACACTAATGAGAATGGATTGCACTCACAATTCCACTGTGATTGTTAATTGCGGGAGCGATTGTGTTCTGGTACTATGCTACTGTTGTTAGTGGCAATGTTGCAAGTTATACAGTGAGTGATACCGCTGATtggttgttcttcttcttttgttaTGAAAACTGGGGACGGGGCTAATGAAAGACGTGGCCATGGGCAAAATGCGCAGGAATACAACACGGATGTTTTGCACCGAAAATACACGCCGACAGGGTACACAAGTCAACTTCAGAGCTCTTGATGCAACAAATAAAGTCGCTTGAATCTCCGGTTGCTAAAAGGAAAAGTAGCACAATTCATATGATCATTGAAATTTCTGTTCGGTAGGAAAAAAAAACTGTAGACCGGACTGAATGCAGGCATGAAATATAGGACGGGGACCAATGGAAGGAGATGGACCGACTAGTCAGAGATGGTGTCAAAATGTCATCAGAGGCAATTGTAATGGAGGCTATGGGCATTGTATACTCCATTTCTCACAAGAAACTTGCTGAACGCTCAAAGCATAAATATAGGGAAATGTTCCTTCAGTGCTTACATTTGCTCTGCATGTGGATATTTTGTGAGGACTGGGGTCCGGATAATgaatggttgcgaaaacCAGGCTTACAGTTGGGTGCAAATGTGGGATACAAGGGAACAATATAAAATGGCTTCATGGCTTCCAATTAACGAacttatatatataaatagaTTATTTATTTCAGTCCACGATTTTCATCATTCCTCCAACAGTTTACTCGGCAATTTCCATTCCAGTGTTCCAACAAACAACTAGCAGGCAAAGCCTACCTGTCCTCGCATTTTGTCACAATACGTTGCGAACCATTGTTCcaaagatattgaacaattgacACTTCTTGCACAATGTGATCTTCTCATACCAGTTGGTTTTCGCATTATTGCTAAGGAGATAGCAAGAAACTAGCATATGAAAAGACTTTGTAAGTAGTGCGCGATgagaagaaccaaaatAGTAATAACAAATCCAAGAGCGAATTCTCCCAACTAGCTCCTAAATCTTTTCATTAGCATGAATTTGTTATCAATCGAGGATCTACTTCGAACTCTTCCCGAATACTATGTAGAAGAGATAGTGAATGGTATTCCTTTTTCCACTGTATGTGCTCTCGTTTCCAACGGAACATCGCCGTACcagaagttctttctcaatAGAGTCTTCCGAGATGTTATGGTTTTAGAGGCGATGCCTGACGCTTCTCCAGTTTGTGATATAGAATCTCTATATTTcgactttttcttcaaagactttGACGATAGAAGACAAAATACAGTTTCAATTGGTGGGTACGATACCTTGGTTCAATTTGTTGCCAGTTACCCAAATATTCGCCTTGGAAAGGTTGAAATTCAAACTGACCACAACACGGAAGACATTTTAAATCTATTGGAAGCAAATAATATAACCATAAATAAATCACCTCGACACGCTGGAATCGATATTAGTTTCCCGGAAACCCTATATGGACTACATCATTTTGAAATAATACAAAACATTCCAGAGAACCTACAGGAGCTTGTACTCCAACATGTTAACTTTCAAAATATTGATATATTGGAATATATTAAATCATTACCTTCAAGACTAAAAATTCTAGAAATTGACTGTGTGTCCACATCGATAAATCCAAGGCACCTAGAATTGTTACCAAAGTCTTTACGAAAGCTTTGTTTGAGAAGTACTAGTTTAGAAGGGGATGGAATAATCAAGACACACATGCCACCGTTGTTAGAATCTATTGAACTACATTTGCAGaatgttggtgatgtaTGTCTAGATATATCtcatttgaagaaattaatAGAAGTCAAACTCCTGACTTGCCTTTTATTCAAGTTACCGGAGCAGTTACAGAGgctcttcttggagaatttAGACGGTTTCAAAGATTTAAATCGGCTATGTGAACTAAAGAAATTACGCTATTTATCAGTCACTGCGTTGTCATCCAATATccttgatgaaattgttctTCCCAAATCCTTGCAAGAATTAGAAGTCCAGAatccttttcaagaatacGAATTACCAATGAGTACTCTAAATCTAAAATTTGACAACCTCCATGAATCTGTAAGTTTCAAAGACCTTTCGCATATCACAATGTCTGCAGCTGACTATTCTAAATTTGTACTGGGATCATTGGCCGAAAAATTGACCTCTTTAACTATACTCAATCAGCATAGTTTACCGAAAAAGTTTTGGAcagatattgaaaaattaaaaGAGTTGAGGAAATTATCAATAACTAAGTGTGAAGTTGAATCAACTCCAAAGTACTTGCCACCCAAATTAATAATTTTAGACCTTTCTCAAAATAGGATTTCCAGTATTGCCATTTCTGGAacgttgaagaaactaGTTCTAGACAGAAACGAGTTCACCACTATATCCAATGCTACCCTAGCGTTACCTTCTACTATTTGCGAGTTGTCGCTACAGTCCAATCGTATATCATCACTAGAGGAAGGGTATGCATTTCCTAAGTGTCTTCAATTATTTGATTTACTTGATAATGAACATTGTCCAATTGAAGACATTCTTACAAACTTACCTCCCCGAATAGTGCAATTGAGGTTATCCACtaataagaagaaaagctTTCCAAATAAAACAAGCCCCAGTACTGCTGAATTACAATCTGCCACTAAAAACAAATACtatagaagagaaaagcCTTTACTTAATGTAACAAGTAGTACTTTATGGAAAGTCTATCTAGGTGGAGTAAGAGATCATTATTTGGACTCAGAGTTGGTGTGGACTGGTTGCCCGAATTTGCAGTGCCTTGAAATCAGAAGTATTGATTTGGGAAGTATTCTGCTTAAGAATTAtccatcttctttgaaaaaattAGTGATGCTCAACACTAACATAAGTCAAGTAGAAGGGGATTTCCTCACTTTACCGAGCTTGATTGTTGCCAGCTTAGTGGATAACCCATTGGAGGAATGGTTAGAGAAAAACAAAGACCACATTCCCCTGAATGTGAAGTTTAGTTATTTCCAAGATATATCATCATATTGGTAACACTTGTGGTACCTTTAGAGCGAAAAGTAAACCCAAATTGATATCACAGTTGCAAATTACTAAGAGTGTGTATAGTCAGTAGAGAAGCATATTTTTTGTAGTAAATGCAACATGAATGCACAATACTAAATTGTAGAAGCTGGGGAACATATTTCAGCGATGGAACACTCATTGTGAAGTAATGGACACTCATTGTGAAGTGAAGGATAAGCTAATCTCGGGATTATTTCAAGTATTACCTTCTAGCTACATACAAGGTATTATTGATACCATTTCTAGACCGGTTCTTCTCGCTGTAGTGTCTAATGGAACTTCGCTATACCATAAATACTTCCTCGATGCACTATTTAGAAATATCCGTGTTGGATTGTTAGAAAAACCCTGGCATAAGATAAAAGTTAGAAGATGTAAGAGAATTGAGTTGTTAAAATTCGAAATTCTCCTTGAACATACAAATGATCATGGCATATTGGTAAATGGCTCCCAAACATTGCACACCTTACGCGAAGCATATCCCCTTCTACGCTTTCGAAATGTCGAGGTAGAAGTCGAAAACGAAATAGAAGGATCCCAATATAGATACAATACAATAATCAAgcaggaagaagatttgaatAACTTGACGCTGGGCGATAATTTGCAGGCTATTCATTTCGATTGGCCACCTGATCGAAGGAACTTCCCATtaaacttgaagaaacttctGTTTGTATGTCTCGAAGAGCCCCACAATTTTGATGCTCTGGAATTCATAAACAAATTACCGACAAGACTTGAGGATCTAGATGTTGATTGTAAAGATATGCATATAGAATTAGAACATCTATCATTATTGCCATCGACATTACGAGTACTTCGCTTGCACAATTGCTTGAAAATACAAGGAGAAGATAAATTAATAGTTGATTTTCCACCTCTTCTCGAAATACTTGAAATTCTGGGTTACgttggtagtggtgaaTGCCTAGATATATCTCATTTGCAGAAGTTGACTCTGGTGACACTTCTGAAGCACTTAGTATTCCATCTTCCAACCCAAGTACGGAGACTTAAGCTTGTTTCCGTATGTGACCTCGTAGGGTTGGATCAACTTTCTGAGCTTGTTAACTTAGAGAGTCTCAAGATAAGTACAACATCCAGAATACTTGATAGAATAGTAGTTCCACAAAATGTAAAACTCCTAAGTATAGACAATTTCGATGATTCTGTGTTTTCGTTGGAATTTAAAGCAAACGAATATCACCCAACTATAAGGCTAGATGAGCTCAACAGATTTTTGAGAGTGGGTACACCTTTTTCAGCTTTTGAGGTTCCTTGTGTTTTAGGTGGTTTGAGgattttgaaaatgttTAGAGGAACACGCTTATCAAAATGCTTTTGGAatgcaattgaaaatttgCCAGAGTTAAAGGAATTAACTATTAACTACTACGACATTCATTCTTGTCCGAATCAATTTCCTCCTAAATTGAGCGTCTTAGACCTTTCTCGCAACAATatttctgaaatttcaatttcgaGtccattgaagaagcttGTGCTTGAAGgtaacaacttcaacagtATCTCTAAGAGAACGTTACAGCTACCAGCGACTTTATGCGAACTATACCTTAACAACAACTCGATAAATTGCTTCGAAAAAGCATATGAATTTCCTCGTAGTCTTCAGATCCTAGATTTGCGTGATAATAAAGACTACCTAATCGAAGACATTTTCAGGAACTTACCACCACAAATAGTTAAGTTACTGGCATCATGCTTGAGTAACAAGTTTGGACGGACTTTAGTTGAAGTAAGCAGTAAGACGCTTTGGCATGTTTATTTGGAGGGAGGAGTCGAAGAAAGCTCCATGAAATGGCAGTTCAATTGGAGCGATTGCTCTAATCTACAATATATTCAAATAAGAGATGTAGAATTAGAGAGTATTCGACTAGAttattttccatcttcGTTACAAAAGATTAATTTCACAAATACAGGAATAAGAGAGATACAAGGGGACTTCGGGAGTTTGCCCAACTTGATTGATGCTCTGTTCGAAAACAACCCTCTACAGGAGTGGCTAGAGAAGAACGAAGATAAGGTGCCACCGAGCGTGGCATTTGAGATAGAGCGACCTGCTCTTACGACCTATTTGATAGATTGGCAGTACAATATTTAAAGAACATACTGCAATTTCAATAGGTTCATGTCATAGAAAGACTCACTTTCAATTATTGAATTGCAGCATTTATGCGCCAGACTGAACTGTTTGCAACCGCTAGCTTCCATCCTGCATTTCTGGGGCCGAGGTTATTGTGTTGGTGAATGTCATGGGCAACTCTCCTGCACAAGTCCGACACGCCATATTTGTTGTCAAAACACGGTCGGAAATGATAACAAACAGACTTCATTACGCGGACGTGTTTTGAGGTGGAGCAATTGCAAAGTATGGGATAACGCGAACGCAGTAGGGGGTGGAGAAACAAAATTGCGGCCATGCAAATAAAGTCAACACACCAATAAGGCCATACTCAAAAGGTCAACTCTCATGGTCTAACCAGGAAACTAACTGCTACGACATAGCCAGACATTTGCCAAAATACAAGAGCTACTAATTCAGTTGGTTCCATGCAGCTGGGGCAACTGGTTACAGAACCAACGCTTTCATATGAGAGCTTGACATCATTTGGCAAGACTAATTGTTACATTGAGGCAGTAAAGCGTAGAACTCCCTAAACAGCAGAGTTGCATCTTTATGCAGCACCAAGCGCTAAACAAAGCACTCTTAGCTGTACATTTGCTCTAATAATAAAATATTACATACAACCGACGTGCGTAGagttgattttcttttcccCATCGAAAAATTTTTCTGAGCAACACCCCTTGTTGTACTGTAGGCGACACGTGATTTATCCGGCATGGATCAATACAAAATTCCTCAGCCCGTGTCTCGCATCTGGTACAGAGAATAAAATATTGCAGTAGGTGTAATAATAGTAGCAGTAGTGTTAGAAGCAAGGTTTTCCTTGGTGTGAGATTTAGTCTTACTCTCAACATTTCCGAAAATAGTTGTATTGGTTTTTTTGAAAATAGTACTTCTGCTTCTTACCATCTTCGGTTTCCAGCATCTCCTAGTCTTATCTGCGTTTGAGTCTCCTGTCCTTGGTATCAGAGCCTGATTGTCAGAATCATTTTTTCTCGGTTCCCTTCAAAACTGATCTAAGAATAGAACCGTCCCTAAGGATTTGCCAGTTTGGTCTACACATTTCGTAGTCCCTTTTCCTGCCAACCCTACCACCACCCGTTCCCACCAAGGTCCACCACTGCTATTGCAATAGCGAACAGAATCTGTTACTTTTTCTAGTACCTATTCGGTTTCGAAGCCCGCAGGCTCAAAACATAGCCCTTTTTCATTCGCAGGTCCACAACTGAATCAGATTCTGGTTACCATAACCTCAAACTCTTTTCGTTTTCAGACCTAGGTTTATCTATTTCCTGTCTCAGCATAATCAGATAATTCGTTCGCTGAAATCTTTCAATACTAGTATCAGTCCAGTCGAACCGCTGTTCACCGCTGATTTCTTAGCCTATCGTTGATTCATCTAAACTCCATTAATCTCAACTGGAGCTGAAATATCCTCTACTCCCACTGACGTCTATCGTTTCTAGCAACGGAAATTCCCAACACACTGAATCTTGAAGTCATCTTTCAACCTTCCGTACCCAGAGCCCACTAAAATACTATTTCCACCATGCTTTTTCAGCGTATATTCGCCCTTTTTGCGGCTCTAACTCTAGTTTCTGCCAAAAGATCGCTTATGGCTACTTCTCTTGTCACATGTATGGACAACTCGCAAATAACTCCGTTGTACTTCAATGTGACTTTCAACCCTGATGACGGTTCCTTGAGATACGCTCTTGACTTAACAACAGATA
It contains:
- a CDS encoding predicted protein, with translation MAYVKDLSDIPLKPLQETFVDDPTSLEEIYIDELIFDLEHKLKNINKLSIFHAIYILSQSVQNIIKLQSDPVLFQQFKNEQLANHEFTRVSSHSLLRSHTPPLSPPLKFAKLSQPIYPQYSFKESTPDSLANEEVTPDSIEEQEPKEPPYIPIKQLVKELKLDPVSDPVTNLNLDSFKKEVLFNRDSKRIEQNQHLLKIFNLVKVPPLTIDEFLLRIKTYSSSISVSAYIHTASMMFKLCILLDIIPLSPVNVYRFILASLRCSTKKLEDVYQKQKSFATVGGVSTRDLYRLEVGFLYLCNFKLVLGEATLNKFLNQDFVDLHTFVKENYQS
- a CDS encoding predicted protein, encoding MDTHCEVKDKLISGLFQVLPSSYIQGIIDTISRPVLLAVVSNGTSLYHKYFLDALFRNIRVGLLEKPWHKIKVRRCKRIELLKFEILLEHTNDHGILVNGSQTLHTLREAYPLLRFRNVEVEVENEIEGSQYRYNTIIKQEEDLNNLTSGDNLQAIHFDWPPDRRNFPLNLKKLSFVCLEEPHNFDASEFINKLPTRLEDLDVDCKDMHIELEHLSLLPSTLRVLRLHNCLKIQGEDKLIVDFPPLLEILEISGYVGSGECLDISHLQKLTSVTLSKHLVFHLPTQVRRLKLVSVCDLVGLDQLSELVNLESLKISTTSRILDRIVVPQNVKLLSIDNFDDSVFSLEFKANEYHPTIRLDELNRFLRVGTPFSAFEVPCVLGGLRILKMFRGTRLSKCFWNAIENLPELKELTINYYDIHSCPNQFPPKLSVLDLSRNNISEISISSPLKKLVLEGNNFNSISKRTLQLPATLCELYLNNNSINCFEKAYEFPRSLQILDLRDNKDYLIEDIFRNLPPQIVKLSASCLSNKFGRTLVEVSSKTLWHVYLEGGVEESSMKWQFNWSDCSNLQYIQIRDVELESIRLDYFPSSLQKINFTNTGIREIQGDFGSLPNLIDASFENNPLQEWLEKNEDKVPPSVAFEIERPALTTYLIDWQYNI
- a CDS encoding predicted protein: MNLLSIEDLLRTLPEYYVEEIVNGIPFSTVCALVSNGTSPYQKFFLNRVFRDVMVLEAMPDASPVCDIESLYFDFFFKDFDDRRQNTVSIGGYDTLVQFVASYPNIRLGKVEIQTDHNTEDILNLLEANNITINKSPRHAGIDISFPETLYGLHHFEIIQNIPENLQELVLQHVNFQNIDILEYIKSLPSRLKILEIDCVSTSINPRHLELLPKSLRKLCLRSTSLEGDGIIKTHMPPLLESIELHLQNVGDVCLDISHLKKLIEVKLSTCLLFKLPEQLQRLFLENLDGFKDLNRLCELKKLRYLSVTALSSNILDEIVLPKSLQELEVQNPFQEYELPMSTLNLKFDNLHESVSFKDLSHITMSAADYSKFVSGSLAEKLTSLTILNQHSLPKKFWTDIEKLKELRKLSITKCEVESTPKYLPPKLIILDLSQNRISSIAISGTLKKLVLDRNEFTTISNATLALPSTICELSLQSNRISSLEEGYAFPKCLQLFDLLDNEHCPIEDILTNLPPRIVQLRLSTNKKKSFPNKTSPSTAELQSATKNKYYRREKPLLNVTSSTLWKVYLGGVRDHYLDSELVWTGCPNLQCLEIRSIDLGSISLKNYPSSLKKLVMLNTNISQVEGDFLTLPSLIVASLVDNPLEEWLEKNKDHIPSNVKFSYFQDISSYW